In bacterium, the sequence TCTACATCTCCGAGGACGGTGGCTTCTACAAGCTCCGCGGCCTCGACCCCGAGTTCAAGTACATCTCCGGCCTCGTCTTCGCGGGTGAGAGGCTCTTCGTCACCACCTGCGGCATCCGGGCCGACGGGCTCTACTCCGCCGACCCGGACGGTCGGAACTGGCGGCTGTGGCCCGATTCCCCCTACCCCGCGCGCGGGGCGCTCCTCCTCCCCGACGGGCGCATCCTCGTCGCCACGGAGCGCGAAGGGCTCTTTGCCGCCTACCCCCCGGAGACCGACCGCCTCAAGCCCGACGAGGGTGAAGAGTGATCCCGCTCAAGGACGACATCAAGCACCGCAGCTTCCCCTACGTCAACATCGCGCTCATCGCGATCAACATCGCCTTATTCATCTTCGAGCTCGTCATCGGGGACCGGCTCTCGCGGGTTCTCCAAGCCAACGCCTTCGTGCCCACGGATTACACCGTGGGCTTCGCCCAGGCCCTCGACAACTACGGCTTCCTGAAGCTCCTCTACAGCCCGTTCGTCTCGATGTTCCTCCACGGCAGCGTGGTCCACGTCGTGGGGAACATGCTCTTCCTCTTCGTCTTCGGGGACAACGTGGAGGGCCGGCTGGGCCACTTCCGCTACCTGGTGTTTTACGTCCTGTGCGGGCTCGTGGCCACGGCGGTCCACTTCCTCGCCAACCCCGTGAACCCGTACCCCATCATCGGGGCCTCGGGGGCCATCGCCGGTGTTTTGGGGGCGTACCTGATTCTGTTCCCCAAGGCGCGCATCCTGACCCTGGTGCCGCTGGTGATAATCTTCTGGGCCATCCGTCTGCCGGCCTTCGTCGTACTCCCCTTCTGGTTCATCACCCAGCTCTTCAGCGGCTGGCAGGCGATAACGGCGGAGATGGATACGGGCGTGGCCTGGTTCGCCCACATCGGCGGTTTCGTGGCCGGAGGGCTGTACCTCTGGTTCAATCGCCGCCGCTTCCGGCCCATCGAGCAGATGCCGGAGCCGGTCGCCGTGTTCGGCGACAACGACTAGCCCGGGTCGCGGTCACCCCGGAGGTAGGCGGCGATGTCCGCCGGCGTGTGGAGCTTCCCCTGGCCGATGCCCGGACACTCCCGCCCCTCCCGCTCCCAGGCCGCCCGGCTGACGAGGGTGTTTCGCCAGAAGGGGTAGGTGCGGCACTGTTTCGGGCGCACCGCGTAGACGGAGCAGAGGTCATCGGGGGTGATGAAGATGCAGTCGCCGTTGGGGTGCTCCAGGAGGGACCAGGCGCCGAGGCCGCACCGGCGGCAGTAACGGCGGCGGAACTCCTCCTCTTCGAGACCCAGGTGGGCGGCGATTATTTCCCTTTCCTTTACGTCAACAATCACGACGCCGGGCTCGCCCCGACAGCAGAACGCGCAACCTTCCCGACAACTGAATCGCACCCCGTCGGGGGAGTACCAGCGTTTCATTCCGGAGACCGCCTGTGAAAAAGTTTACGCCTCTCGTGCTGCTCTGTGCGCTCCCTTTCCTCGCCGGTTGTCGGGACGGGGACGGCGGGGAGTTCGCCCTCGAGGTTAGTTACGAGGGCGGTTACTCGTACGTGGTTCACGGGTCGTACACCCTAAAGCCCTCGGCCGACGGGGAATCGGTGGAGTTCCGGCACGAGGAGGTGGATATCCACGGCATCACGGTGGAGTACGGTAAAGTCCTGCCGCGTGCCGACCTGGAGGGAGTGTATCGCATTTTCGTGGACAACGACGTCTGGGACCTGCCCTCGAGCGATCTGGCGACCGCCACCGACCAGCACACCTACACCGTTACCGTCCGCTCGGGCGCGCGGGAGCACTCGTTCACCGTCTACGGTCCCCGCCTGCATCCCGACGGGCGCTACTGGAACATCATCTCGCCGCTCGTGGAGCTGGGCGACGAGCTCGCCCCGCCCGAGGAGTACGGCCTGTCCATGTGCGCGGAGGGCGGCCTGAGCAAGCTGGAGTACTCCCTCTACACGGTCCGGCTCCTGCCCGACCGGGCCGGTCTGGTCATCGAGGAGAAGGAGCGCCTGGGCGGGATGACGACTCAGGAACTGGAGGTTCCCCGCTCCGCCGCGATGCGGCTGTACCTGATCCTGGAGGAAAACGGCTTCTGGGAGCTGGGCGATTCCCGCGCCGCCGAGAAGACCGTCACCGACATCCCGACCTACACCCTCACCCTCGAGGTCGGCGATCACACGCACTCGTTCAGCGTCTATGCGCCGACATTCGACCCCGATCCGCGCTACGGCTCGGTGACCGGTGCCGTTTACGACTTCGCCTCGCAGGCGCTCGCCTCGCGGGCGGAGTGATTTGCCGGGGCGTTACTCGGTTTGCCGGGGGCATAGCTCGGTTCGCTTCATTTTGCCGGAGGCATAGCTCGCTTCGCTCGGTTTTCTACGTTACCATTGAGGGAGGATCATGCGCAAGCCGCTCTTTTGTGTCCTGATGGCGCTTCTCATCCTGACCGTTGCGGGCTGCCGCAAGGCGGG encodes:
- a CDS encoding rhomboid family intramembrane serine protease → MIPLKDDIKHRSFPYVNIALIAINIALFIFELVIGDRLSRVLQANAFVPTDYTVGFAQALDNYGFLKLLYSPFVSMFLHGSVVHVVGNMLFLFVFGDNVEGRLGHFRYLVFYVLCGLVATAVHFLANPVNPYPIIGASGAIAGVLGAYLILFPKARILTLVPLVIIFWAIRLPAFVVLPFWFITQLFSGWQAITAEMDTGVAWFAHIGGFVAGGLYLWFNRRRFRPIEQMPEPVAVFGDND
- a CDS encoding YkgJ family cysteine cluster protein, with translation MKRWYSPDGVRFSCREGCAFCCRGEPGVVIVDVKEREIIAAHLGLEEEEFRRRYCRRCGLGAWSLLEHPNGDCIFITPDDLCSVYAVRPKQCRTYPFWRNTLVSRAAWEREGRECPGIGQGKLHTPADIAAYLRGDRDPG